DNA from Aliarcobacter skirrowii CCUG 10374:
AAGCAATATTTAGATTTTCATAAAGTTTCAAATCCTCTTTTAAATACTCTTGCTCTACATAACCACCAAAATCATGTGGATATAGGTATCCAATATGTTGTGAATCTAAATGTTTTGGAATATCTAATATTTTACCATTTTTAATCAGTTCAAGTGCTTTATTTACAGCTTTATACGCACTATTTGATTTAGGGCTAGAGGCTAGGTATATTGCACATTGAGCTAAAATAATTCTAGATTCTGGATAGCCTATTTTATTGCAAGCTAGCATTGTACTTGTTGCAAGATTTAAAGCATTTGGATTTGCATTTCCTATATCTTCACTTGCAAAAATTACAAATCTTCTAGTTATAAAATCAACACTCTCTCCACCATCAATTAATCTTGCCATATAATATAATGCAGCATCAATATTTGAACCTCTTAAAGATTTAATCATTGCACTTGCTAAATCATAGTGAGAACTACTAGAACTTACACCATCTCCTATTACATTTGCTCTTAATTGTTTTAAAGTATCTATTGAAATATTTTGATTTACTTTATATGCAAAGTTTAATAGAGTAAGCATAGCTCTGGCATCTCCAGAGCTTGAATATATCAAGTAATCTTTAACTTCACTTGATAAATTAATATCAATATCTTTTAAAACACTCTTTAAAATATTTTCCATCTCATCATAAGTAAATGGTAAAAACTCATATAAAAATGATCTTGAACGAATTGCAGATGTTAAAGTAAAAAAAGGATTCTCTGTACTTGCTCCAATTATAGTTGCATTATAGTTTTCCATTATTGGAAGAAGAACTTCTTGTTGATTTTTTGATAATCTATGAACTTCATCAATAAATATTAAAGGCTTAATAAAACTATTTTTATATCTTTCAAATACCTTTCTTAAATCTTCAATTTTAAATGTTGTTGCATTAAAGTAGTAGTAATCTGTTCCAACTTCTTTTGCAATGATTTTAGCTAATGTAGTTTTTCCAGTTCCAGGTTTTCCATAAAAAAATAGATGTGGAATATCTTTGTTTTTAATAAGTTGATAAAGTGCTTTATCTTTACCAATTATATGGGATTGACCAACAAAATTCTCAAGATTTGTTGGTCTGTATCTATTTGACAAATCAGTCATTATTCTCTTCATTTAGGAAAATTCTAAGATTTTTATACTCCTCTTTTGTCAAAAATCTTGATTTTCCACTAGGAAGGTTATTGAGGCTAACTCCTCCATACTCTAATCTTTTAAGATCCATAACAGTTAGTCCAAAATGTGCAAAAAATCTTCTTAATTCTCTATTTTTACCCTCATTTATTACAACTTTTATTTTAGAAGTTTTCTCTGTATTTGTTTGTATATCATAAGCTAAAAATGGTGAAAACTGCATAGATTTTATCTTTGTATTTTTATATGCACCTTTTGTTGCATCCTCAATTGTAATTCCACTTTGCATAGCTTGTTCAACTTTAGGAGTTATAAAACCATTTACTTTAATCTTATAGACTCTCTCTAAATTTGAGTGCATTAGTGTATTTACAACCTCTACACTGTCACTTAAAAGCAAAAGTCCTTCACTAGCATAGTCAAGTCGCCCTACGCTCATAAAGTGCTTATATTTGCTCTCTAAGCTATCATAAATAGTTCTTCTTCCTTGAGGATCACTTTTGCTTACAATTTCACCTTTTGGTTTATTGTAAACGATTACAGTGTACATTCTATTTTTATCTTCTTTGATTATTTTTTTACCAATTTCAACTTTATCTGTTGTTTTTACTTTTGTAGCTAAATCGCTTACAACTTTATTGTTTACTCTAACTTTACCTTCAGCAATAAGAGTATCGGCTTCTCTTCTTGAATAGCCACTATTATGAGATATAAACTTATTTAATCTCATAATTTCATAAGGCTCTTTTTTATCTAACTCTTTTTTCATTTTATACCAGCCTCTAATAAATCGTGGATATGTAAAACTCCTAGAAGTTTCTTATTTTTATCTGTGATAATTAATTGTTGAATTTTATAGTTTTCAATAATTTGTAAAGCATCACTTGCCAAAAGATTTTCATCTTCAAAAGTTTTAGGATTCATTGTTGCAATAGTTTCAACTGTGCAATCTATAGAGAAGTCAGACTTCATAAGTGCTCTTCTTAAATCCCCATCACTTAATAATCCAACAACTTTTTCATCTTTATCAACAATAATTACTGAACCCAATCTTCCTTCACTCATTGTAATAATTGCATCTTTTAAAATAGTTTCACGTGAAACTATAGGTAAATTATCTTTTCTTAAAAGGTCATTTACTTTCACAAAAAGTTTTTTTCCAAGACTTCCACCTGGATGAAAAGAGGCAAAATCCTCTTTTTTGAAATCTCTTCTTTTCATAAGGCATACAGCAAGAGCATCACCCATAGCCATAGTTAAAGTAGTTGATGAAGTTGGAGCAGTATCAAGAGGACAAGCCTCTTTTGTAACAGCTATATTTATAAAATAGTCTGCATATTTAGCTAAAGTTGAGTTAGGATTTTTTGCCATAGCAATTAGTGGAATATTAAATCTTTTTAAATGAGGTAAGATTTGAATTAGCTCTTCACTCTCCCCGCTATAAGAGATTCCAAGAACAATATCCTCTTTTCCTATCATTCCTAAATCTCCATGCATAGCCTCTGTTGGATGTAAGAAAAATGAGCTAGTTCCTGTACTTGCAAGTGTTGCAGCAATTTTTGCACCAACTAGACCAGATTTTCCAACGCCAGTTACAATTAATTTACCTTTAGACTTTACAATTAATTCAACAATCTCTTCTATCTCAAAAAAAATAGAGTTTGAAGCTAACTCTAACTCTTTAGCTTCAGTTAGTAAAACATCTTTTACTATCTCTTTATAGTTCATTTTATTTCCTTATTGAACAAATATAGTAGGAACAATCATTGGGTATTTTTTGTATTTTCTTACACAATGTTTTCTAACAACTTTTCTCAGTTCATCTTCTAAAATTCTACTATTTTTAAAGATTCCTGGTTTTGCATTGGCTAAGAATACAGCTAAAATATCTTCAATCTCTTTTTCAAAATTTCTATCTTGTTTACTATCTGAAAGAAGTCCAAATGATGCAACTTTTGGTTTACCAGCAACTGTTCTATCATTTTCATTTATTTGGGCAACAATCATAACAATACCCTCTTTTGCCATTGTTTGTCTATCTATTACGACATCATCAGATATTTTATGATTTAGTTGATTATCAATATAAACTTTACCACTTTTTACAGCTCTTACTTTTTTAAGATATTTTGGAGTTACTTCAACTTGTTCACCATCACTCATAATATATACATTTCTCTCTAAAATTCCACAATCAATTCCTGTTTGTGCGTGTTTTAAAGCATGATTATACTCTCCATGAACTGGTAAGAAGAACTTAGGCTTAACAAGTCTTAGCATAAGCTTTTGTTCCTCTTGAGCAGCATGTCCAGAAACATGAATATCAGTATGATCTTGATATGCAACATTTGCTCCAGCTTTTAGTAGATGATTTATTATCTCAGATACACTTCCCTCATTTCCAGGAATTGCTTTTGCAGATAATATTATTTGATCTTCAGGTTTTATTTTTATATGTCTGTGTTCATGAATTGCCATTCTATATAGAGCACTCATTGATTCACCTTGACTTCCTGTTGTCACTATCATTACTTCATTATCATTATATTTACCAACTTCATGTGCTTCAATAAATTGATCTTTAGGGAATTTTACATATCCTAAGCTCATAGCAATATCTAAATTTTTTTCCATAGATCTACCAATAACACAGATTTTTCTACCATATTTTAAAGCTTTTTCAATAGCTTGAGCAACTCTGTGAATATTTGAAGAGAATGTACTCATAATAACTCTTCCTTTTGCTGTTGAAAAAATTCTTTCAAAAGTAGGAGAAACAGCTTTCTCTGTTTTTGTAAACCCTGGAGTATGAGAGTTTGTTGAATCAGATGTTAAAACTAAAACCCCCTCTTCTCCATAGTGAGCAAGTCTGTGAATATCTGTTGGAAATCCATCATATGGTGTGTGATCTATTTTAAAATCACCTGTGTGAATCATAGTTCCAGCGGCTGTTTTAATTGCAATTGCAGATGAATCAATAATAGAGTGAGTAATATGCATCCACTCAATCTCAAAATCATTTCCAATTTTAATAGGAACTCTTTTTGAAATAGCTCTAAATAGTGATCTATGCTCTCTCATTTTATGCTCATCAAATTTTGAACCAATCATCTCCAAAGGAAGTGCAGATCCATAAATAGGAAACTGCATCTCTTTAAATAGATATGGCATAGCTCCAATATGATCTTCATGACCATGAGTAATAATTACTGCAACAATTTTATCTTTTATCTCTCTAAGATATGAGAAATCTGGAATTAAAATATCAACTCCATGCATCTCACCATCAGGGAAACTCATACCAACATCTACAACGATTGCTTCATTCTCAGTCTCTACAACCATCATATTTCCACCAATTTCATTTAATCCACCAAGTGGAGTAATTCTAAGTTTGGCATTTGTGTTTAAATTGAGCTTATAGTGAGGATTTAATCTATCTTTGTGGATTTTTTCATTTATAAGATAAGATTTTTTAAGATCATTTGTCCATCCATCACCACTTGTTGGCATATCTTTATTAATAAATCTAGGTTTATTATTTGGTCTTTTCTTTTTGAAATGAGGTTTTTTATCACCATTTTGTTCAATTGAACCACTGTTTTCTTGATTTTCTTTGTTATTTTGATGTCTAGGAGCTCTTGGTTTAAACTCTCTTTTTTTAACTTCAACTGAAGAAGTTTCTTGTTGTGTAGCGCTATTTTCTTCTTTTTTTATCTCTTCCATTCTTTTACCTTTGTATGCATTTGGCTATACAAAGATGATGAAAGTTCATGAGGTCGTATATTGTCGTTTATTGATAACTCTTCAAATAGAGTCTCAATTTGAGATTTATCTAAGATTGAGTTTAGATTTTTTGATAGTTTTTTTCTTGGTTGCACAAAACAAACTTTTAGAAATCTATTTAAATCCTTATCAATCTTTTTAGTTAAATCTTTTTTTATATAAAGAATTGAAGATGTAACCTTAGGCATTGGGTCAAATGCTTCACGTGGAACATCAAAAAGAATTCTTGAATCTTTAGAGATAAGTTCAGTAATTATCCCTAAAGATGAGAACTCTTTATCATTTACTTTTGCAGTAAATTTCTCTGCTACCTCTTTTTGAACCATTACAATAATGTGTTCGCAAAGTTCATCTTCAAAAGCTCTTAATATAATATTTGTTGCGATATAGTATGGTAAGTTTGCTATTAAATCATATTTACCATCATGTAAAGATTTCAGCTCGTCCCAAGCTCTTAAAACATCTATATGTTTAAGGGTGAATCTATTACTCTCTATCTCTTTTGCAAATTTCGACTTTAAGATACCGATTAAATCGGTATCAACCTCATAAGCTGTCACATCTTTGTATTTAACTAAGTTCTTAGTTAAATCACCTAAGCCAGGCCCAATTTCTACAATATGATTATTGTTATGGGGCATCGATTGGATGATTTTATCTAAAACGGTACTATCTTTTAAGAAGTTTTGACCAAACTCTTTTTTTGCTTTTACTTTTTCCATCAAGTTGGGAGTATATCTTTTTTTAACTTACATTTAGGTAATATTTATTACTAATTTTTAAGGAATTTTACTTGAATAATCTAACAAAAAGAATAATCCCATGTTTGGATGTAAATAATGGAAGAGTAGTTAAAGGTGTAAACTTTGTAGGATTAAAAGATGCAGGAGATCCTGTTGAAATTGCAAAAAGATACAACGATGAAGGCGCTGATGAGTTAACATTTTTAGATATTAGTGCAAGTGTTGAAAATAGAGGAACTATTGTAGATATTGTTAAAAATGTTGCACGTGAGGTATTTATTCCACTAACTGTTGGTGGAGGAATACGAAATTTAGATGATATTTATGCACTTTTAAATGTTGGTTGTGACAAAATCTCTATAAATTCAAGTGCTGTTAAAACTCCAAACTTAATAGATGATGGAGCTAAAAGATTTGGAAGCCAATGTATTGTTGTGGCAATTGATGTTAAAAAAGTATCAGATGGTTCATACCATGTTTTTGTAAAAGGTGGAAGAGAAGATACAGGACTTGATGCAATTTCTTGGGCAAAAGAGGTAGAAAGTAGAGGTGCTGGAGAGATTTTATTAACTTCTATGGATACAGATGGAGTTAAGAGTGGTTTTGATTTAGAAATTACAAAAGAGATTTCAAAAATTGTAAATATTCCAGTAATTGCAAGTGGTGGAGCTGGAAATATGAGACATTTTAAAGATGCTTTTGAAGCTGGTGCTGATGCTGCATTGGCTGCTTCAATTTTTCACTTTAAAGAGGTTGATATTATGGAGTTAAAAAAATATCTAAAAGAGAATAATGTAAATGTTAGGTTATAGATGAAAAGAGTATCAAAGCTTCTACTTCTTTTGCCTATTTTTGCTCTCTCTTATGAATTAAACTTTAATAATAGTTTTTCAAAGAGTTTAAAGCCTGATATATTATCATCAACAGTAAATATAAGTGTTACAAAAGAAAATGAGAACAGTGCAAATAAAGAGATAGAGAAATTTAATTATTTCTTAAAGAATACAAAAAATATTACATTAAAAAATACAAATTATAATTTGACACCAAAATATGAGTACATAGAGAATAAGCCATATTTCAAAGGTTTTATAGCAACTATAAATTTTGTAGTAGAATCAAAAGAATCATCTATAATAAATAGTTTTTTATCCGATTTATTGGCATTTAAAGATAGTCAAAAAAAGAGTGATATAAAAATAAATATATCTAATTTATCTTGGGATGTTAGTGAAAAATTACAAAATAAAATTATTGATAACTTAAGATTAGAATCTATACTTTGGATTGAAGATTATGCAAAAGAGATATCTAAAAAGAGCTCAAAAAAATGTGAAATAAAAAGTGTAATAATTAATGAAGATGGTAATTATAATTTTTCTAGAGTAAAAGCTGTAGCATTTTCAACAAATAGTGAAAATATGGATATCTCACCAATAAGAAGTGAACAAAATATTAAAATTAATACAAATTATATTTTGGATTGTAAATGATAGTTAGTGCAGGAAAACAAGAGAGCTTTCCTTTTACAAAAGCAATTGGAGTTGGTTTGGTTGAAAGCGCAATGAACTTAACAAAAATTTGTCTATTTAATAGACCTGAGTTTATTTTATTTATTGGAAGTGCTGGAAGTTATGGAAATCACAATATTTTTGATATTGTAGAGTCAAAAAACTCTTCAAACATAGAGTTAAGCTTTTTGCAAAATTTTGCATATACACCAATAGATAATGCAGTTAGAATTGATACAGCTTTGACAAATAGTGAAGTTATTGTAAATAGTTCAAACTATATAAGTACAAATCAAATTTTATCAAAAGATTTTTTACAATACAATGTCGAACTTGAAAATATGGAGTTTTTTTCTGTATTAAGTGTTGCAAAAGAGTTTGAAATACCAGCTTTTGGTATTTTTGTTGTTACAAACTATACAAATGAGAATGCACATAGTGATTTTATAAAAAATCATAAAGAAGCAATGAACAGATTAGTAAAATATTTAGAAGATAAAAATATAATAAAAGAGGCAAAATAGTGGCAAAATTTGATGAGTCATCAATATATGACTACACACTAGATGAATTAAAAGAGATATTAAAG
Protein-coding regions in this window:
- a CDS encoding SIMPL domain-containing protein — protein: MKRVSKLLLLLPIFALSYELNFNNSFSKSLKPDILSSTVNISVTKENENSANKEIEKFNYFLKNTKNITLKNTNYNLTPKYEYIENKPYFKGFIATINFVVESKESSIINSFLSDLLAFKDSQKKSDIKINISNLSWDVSEKLQNKIIDNLRLESILWIEDYAKEISKKSSKKCEIKSVIINEDGNYNFSRVKAVAFSTNSENMDISPIRSEQNIKINTNYILDCK
- a CDS encoding ribonuclease J, which encodes MEEIKKEENSATQQETSSVEVKKREFKPRAPRHQNNKENQENSGSIEQNGDKKPHFKKKRPNNKPRFINKDMPTSGDGWTNDLKKSYLINEKIHKDRLNPHYKLNLNTNAKLRITPLGGLNEIGGNMMVVETENEAIVVDVGMSFPDGEMHGVDILIPDFSYLREIKDKIVAVIITHGHEDHIGAMPYLFKEMQFPIYGSALPLEMIGSKFDEHKMREHRSLFRAISKRVPIKIGNDFEIEWMHITHSIIDSSAIAIKTAAGTMIHTGDFKIDHTPYDGFPTDIHRLAHYGEEGVLVLTSDSTNSHTPGFTKTEKAVSPTFERIFSTAKGRVIMSTFSSNIHRVAQAIEKALKYGRKICVIGRSMEKNLDIAMSLGYVKFPKDQFIEAHEVGKYNDNEVMIVTTGSQGESMSALYRMAIHEHRHIKIKPEDQIILSAKAIPGNEGSVSEIINHLLKAGANVAYQDHTDIHVSGHAAQEEQKLMLRLVKPKFFLPVHGEYNHALKHAQTGIDCGILERNVYIMSDGEQVEVTPKYLKKVRAVKSGKVYIDNQLNHKISDDVVIDRQTMAKEGIVMIVAQINENDRTVAGKPKVASFGLLSDSKQDRNFEKEIEDILAVFLANAKPGIFKNSRILEDELRKVVRKHCVRKYKKYPMIVPTIFVQ
- a CDS encoding KpsF/GutQ family sugar-phosphate isomerase, producing MNYKEIVKDVLLTEAKELELASNSIFFEIEEIVELIVKSKGKLIVTGVGKSGLVGAKIAATLASTGTSSFFLHPTEAMHGDLGMIGKEDIVLGISYSGESEELIQILPHLKRFNIPLIAMAKNPNSTLAKYADYFINIAVTKEACPLDTAPTSSTTLTMAMGDALAVCLMKRRDFKKEDFASFHPGGSLGKKLFVKVNDLLRKDNLPIVSRETILKDAIITMSEGRLGSVIIVDKDEKVVGLLSDGDLRRALMKSDFSIDCTVETIATMNPKTFEDENLLASDALQIIENYKIQQLIITDKNKKLLGVLHIHDLLEAGIK
- a CDS encoding pseudouridine synthase; its protein translation is MRLNKFISHNSGYSRREADTLIAEGKVRVNNKVVSDLATKVKTTDKVEIGKKIIKEDKNRMYTVIVYNKPKGEIVSKSDPQGRRTIYDSLESKYKHFMSVGRLDYASEGLLLLSDSVEVVNTLMHSNLERVYKIKVNGFITPKVEQAMQSGITIEDATKGAYKNTKIKSMQFSPFLAYDIQTNTEKTSKIKVVINEGKNRELRRFFAHFGLTVMDLKRLEYGGVSLNNLPSGKSRFLTKEEYKNLRIFLNEENND
- a CDS encoding purine-nucleoside phosphorylase → MIVSAGKQESFPFTKAIGVGLVESAMNLTKICLFNRPEFILFIGSAGSYGNHNIFDIVESKNSSNIELSFLQNFAYTPIDNAVRIDTALTNSEVIVNSSNYISTNQILSKDFLQYNVELENMEFFSVLSVAKEFEIPAFGIFVVTNYTNENAHSDFIKNHKEAMNRLVKYLEDKNIIKEAK
- the hisF gene encoding imidazole glycerol phosphate synthase subunit HisF → MNNLTKRIIPCLDVNNGRVVKGVNFVGLKDAGDPVEIAKRYNDEGADELTFLDISASVENRGTIVDIVKNVAREVFIPLTVGGGIRNLDDIYALLNVGCDKISINSSAVKTPNLIDDGAKRFGSQCIVVAIDVKKVSDGSYHVFVKGGREDTGLDAISWAKEVESRGAGEILLTSMDTDGVKSGFDLEITKEISKIVNIPVIASGGAGNMRHFKDAFEAGADAALAASIFHFKEVDIMELKKYLKENNVNVRL
- a CDS encoding replication-associated recombination protein A, which produces MTDLSNRYRPTNLENFVGQSHIIGKDKALYQLIKNKDIPHLFFYGKPGTGKTTLAKIIAKEVGTDYYYFNATTFKIEDLRKVFERYKNSFIKPLIFIDEVHRLSKNQQEVLLPIMENYNATIIGASTENPFFTLTSAIRSRSFLYEFLPFTYDEMENILKSVLKDIDINLSSEVKDYLIYSSSGDARAMLTLLNFAYKVNQNISIDTLKQLRANVIGDGVSSSSSHYDLASAMIKSLRGSNIDAALYYMARLIDGGESVDFITRRFVIFASEDIGNANPNALNLATSTMLACNKIGYPESRIILAQCAIYLASSPKSNSAYKAVNKALELIKNGKILDIPKHLDSQHIGYLYPHDFGGYVEQEYLKEDLKLYENLNIAYEKTLNEWISKIKNIAK